In Siphonobacter curvatus, the DNA window ATTCCATCGACAACAATCAAGGGATACGAGCTCAATGAGATGGAGTTGATTCCCCGCACCCGGATCACCGGCGCATTATTTAGAACGCCATTGGCAACCGAAATATTCACCCCGGCAGCTCGGCCCGCCAGCGCTTGATCAAAGCTTTGAACGGGAATTTCTTTTAGTTTTTCGCTATTGATACTCGCCGCAGAACCTGTAAACTCTTTTTTGGTTTGCGTACCATAACCCACGACGAGTACTTCCGTAAGTTCCTTAGAGTTGGTAGCCAGCTCAATATCTACCGAAGTTTGCGTGGTAATGGGCTGTTCCGTAGTGGTATATCCGATGAACGAAAAGACGACAACGCTTCGCTCATTAGGAATCGTAAGGCGGTATCGGCCCTGTGCATCCGTCGTCGTTCCAATGTTGGTTCCTTTCACCTGCACCGATACGCCGGGTAAGCCTTCTTTACTGTCTTTATCCGTTACCGTTCCGGTAATAGTCCGGTCTACCGCCGGGTTAAGGGCGTACGCGGTTGAGTAGTTTGTTTTTTGGGGTAAGGTAGCTTCCGCCAGCGGAGCACTTAAGGTAATAACCAGGGCCGGAAGCATTAATTTCCGTTTAAAATGCCCTTGCCCAGCCCTCTGAAAAAGAGTAAGGTACTTTTTTTTCATACTTTTGAAATTGGTTTGGTGCACACGATGGATTAAACCGCGAATAGAAGATTCGTGACAGGTAATTGGCGTTACCCACGAATCCTTATTCATCGACCGATAGCCCTGGCCGGCTATCGGTTTTTTTATTTACTAGGTAATCAACTAGAACTTGAAAAATAAGCAGGTATCAATTAAATCCAATTGCTAATAGACTTTACCAAAAGGTGTGAGTCAGATGCTATTTCCAAAAGCGAATTACAAATTAGAATAATATATGCTTAAAATAAACTATCAAACACATAAAAATTTACAAATACACAAAATTCTATTATTAAACAGATGTAATTATAACTTTTACCAAATATTGTTTTTACAATTTTTTACCAGTATTTTATAAATATATTTATATTTCGTTATTAATATATAAAATCTATAGAATTACTATAATTATTGCGAATATAAAGACATTGAGGAAAGAACACACGTAGGCTTAGCAAAATCGTTCTGAAAAAGTGATGACGATTTTGCTACTGCCCTTCTACCTAGCTGCGAACGTTAAATCGTGCGGAAGGAAAGATAAATTTTAGCCAGCATGAGCAGCTTCTGTACATCGGGTACCCGAATCCTTTCTTCCTGAATACGGGCAATCGGAAGCGCCTTAATCTTAGCAAAAAGGCGTAGGTAATAACAGTAAGCCAGATACACGCCCATACGGGCCGAACGTGGCAACTGGCGAATACCCGTCAAAGCCGCATCAAAATCGGCCTGAATATCCGCTTCAATGCTTTTCTTATCTTGGGCAGAGAATCGGCTGAAATCAACGCCGGGGAAATAAACCCGTCCCCGATCGTGAAAATCGGACTTGATATCTCGTAAAAAATTCACTTTCTGAAAGGCCGAGCCCAGCCGGCGGGCCGGTTCGCACAACTGATCGTATTGCTGGCAGTCGCCGTCGCAGAAGACTCGAAGGCACATCAAACCCACGACCTCGGCCGAACCATAGATGTAGGTTTCGTAGCCCGCTTCGTTGTATTTCGTCTCGTCGAGGTCCATTTCCATGGATCGGAGAAAGGCTTCAATCAAGGGTCGTTCGATCCCAAACTGGTTTACTACCTTCTGAAAGGAATGCAGAACGGGATTCAGGCTAATGCCCTCTTCAATGGCTTGATACGTGTCATGCTTGAAGCGCAGTAGTAATTCCTTTTTGTTAAAATCATGAAAGGTATCCACAATTTCATCCGCGTAACGCACAAACCCATAAATGGCATAGATGGCCCAGTGGAGTTTGGGATCCAGGGTTTTGATACCTAAGGTAAAGGAAGTACTGTACCGCTGGGTAATCAGGCGACTGCATTCCAGCGTGGTTTGTTCGTATAAAGCCAGCATATCTTTCATCAACGTAACCCAGGTTTAGTAAAGCAAGGTACTTAAAAAAACGGTCCGCTACACTTGCTGTTCCCGGTGGAGTTCATCGGCAACTACCAGACCCGAAATCAAGGCTGGCGGCACCCCTGGTCCGGGTACAGTCAGTTGACCGGTATAGTATAGATTGCTGACTTTTTTATTCTTCAGGGTGGGTTTCAATAAGGCGGTTTGCCGGAGCGTATTGGCTAGCCCATAAGCATTGCCTTTGAAGGCGTGGTAATCCTCTATAAAATCCCGGTGGGCGTAGCTGCGTTTGTAAACGACGTGCGGGCGAATGGCATGTCCTACGTACTGCTCCAGGCGATCCATGATCAGGTTGTAATACTGTTCGCGTATCGTTTCGGTATCGTCAGATAATCCTGGAGCCACTGGAATGAGTAAAAACAGATTTTCGCAACCTTCCGGGGCCACGCTCGGATCCGTTTTGGACGGAGCTGAGGCATAAAACAAAGGCTTAGAAGGCCACTGCGGCTGTGTATAGATTTCGTGGGCGTGCAGACTGAAATCTTCGTCAAAAAACAAATTATGATGTTGCAGTTTATCCACGCGTCGGTCGACGCCCAGATAAAATAGAATAGAAGAAGGAGCCATCGTCCGGCTATTCCAGTATGCTTCGGTGTAGTTCCGGAATTGAGGTTCGACCAGGGCATCTTCCACGTGGTGGTAATCCGCTCCCGCTACCAGCATATCCACCTGATAGGTACCGAGTTTGGTTTGCACCTCCCGCACTTTTCCCCCTTTGATAATGAGTTGTTCGACTTCTTCGCCCAGATTGATCTGTACGCCTTTTTCTTCCGCCAGACTCACCATCGCTTTCACGATTTCGTGCATCCCACCCATCGGATACCAAGTACCCAGGGCAATTTCAGCGTAGTTCATCAGGCTATACAGGGCCGGCGTATTTTGTGGAATAGCCCCCAGAAATAAAATGGGGAACTCCATGAGTTTAAGAATTTTCTCCTGCTTGAAGTATTTGCGGATGTGTTGGTGAAAGGATTGAAGAACATCCAGCCGACTGACGTCGGCGAGTAATTTGAGGCTCAAAAACTCCGTAAGGCTCCGGCTGGGTTTCCAAACGAAATTATTCATCCCTACGTCATATTTATAAGAGGCCTGTTGTAGAAAAGCCCGCAAACGCGGTGCACTACCAGGTTCTATGCTTTCAAACAGTTGCTCGAGTTCCGTTTGATTAGCGGGCAGATCAATCACGTCTTCGGTATTGAAAATTACCGTATACGAAGGATCCAGCCGTTTAAGCTCGTAGTAATCCGAGGGTTTCTTTCCAAAACGGGCAAAATATCTTTCGAACACATCCGGCATCCAGTACCAACTGGGCCCCATGTCAAAGACAAAGCCTTTGGCTTCGAATTGACGGGCTCGACCACCCGGCGTATCATTTTTTTCCAGGATGGTCACGGAATAACCGCGATCAGCCAGAGCCGTAGCGGCCGCCAGTCCCGAAAATCCAGCTCCTATAACTATTACTCGTTTGCCCATGGGTGCAGGTGAAAAATCAATGCAATAACTCCAAGAACCCGCAAATGTTTGGGGGGACTTTATAAGTAAAAAGGCCGAAGCTAGCTTCGGCCTTTTGGTTATATGCTGGGTTGATAGGACTAAACGGCGTATTCGTACACGCTGAGGCGATCTTTCAACTCTTTACGAGCCAGGTGAATGCGATTTTTTACGGTGCCAATCGGGATCTGTAATTGCTCAGCAATTTCATGATACTTATATCCCTGAAAATACATCAAAAAAGGTGTCTTATGCGAATCGTCGAGTACCCGAATGGCCGCATTGATATCTTCCATGGCAAAGGTTGAATAAGCTTGATTATCGGTTGAACTCTCCAGGGAGTTCAGATAGTACAAGTCATCCGAAGTATCGATAAACGTGTTCTTACGTACCATTCGCTGGTAATTCGTAATGAACGTATTTTTCATGATCGTGTACAGCCACGCTTTGATGTTAGTTCCATCGGCGTACTTATCACGATTCGTAAAGGCTTTGAGTAGCGTATCTTGTAACAGATCGTTGGCTTCTTCAGCATCTTTCGTCAGCCGTAACGCAAAGGGTCGAAGAGATTTGGACACATGGCCAACGTGATGAGTAAATTCAAGAGCAGTCATGGGCTGATTAGGGCGACGGTGTGTTTAAGTAAAATATTTGTTTGGTTAAACAATTGCTCAAAACAGAGGGGTACTTAAATTTTTGGGCGGCTGTTAAATCCTCTACTCTAAGCGTTGATAATAAAGCTTTTAAGGGTTCATTGGGGTAAAAGACCGTCCGAGCTTTAAGACGCTTATGTACACTTAAAAAATTGGGCCACGATAGTTTGCGGAAGGTTTGATAACTTAGAATTAAACAAATTCTTTATAACTCTAATGCATTTCTAATAATCCAGTCGGGTACCTGCCTCTCTTTTGCAACATTATTGCAAGAATGATATACCTTTGTTGCCAGGTTTTATTGATAGCACATGATTCGCTGGTTGATCGGAATAGGATTACTGTTAATGAGTAGTGGGCTACAGGCTCAGAACTGCTCGTGTACGTTACGGGGGGAAGTGCATGACCGGCAGACCGGACAGCCCGTAGCGGGGGCCGTCATCTGGTTGCCTCAAGCCCAGCGGCAAACGCAAACGAATGCCGCCGGGCGGTATGAACTGCGTAACCTTTGCCAGGGTCAGTATCGGCTTATTTGCCAAGTACTGGGCTATCAGTCGGACACCCTTTCCATCGAATTACGCCATGAGGAACTGGAACAGGACTTGCATTTACAAGAGGAAGACGTTCACTTACAGAATGTTACCATAACGGCCCAACGACTGGAAAGCTCCCTGCTCACCCGCTCGACCATCGAAGGTTCAGCCCTGGACCAGACCCGCGGGCAGACCCTTTCCGATGCTTTAAAAAACGTAACGGGTGTTACATCCCTGCAAACGGGAAGTAGTATTGGCAAGCCTATTATTCATGGCATGCATTCCAACCGGGTACTGATTCTCAACAATGGTATTCGTCAGGAAGGCCAACAATGGGGCAGCGAACACGCTCCGGAAATTGACCCTTTTGTGGCCAAACGTTTAACGGTTGTGAAAGGGGCGGCAGGCGTTCGGTATGGACCGGAGGCCCTGGCGGGTGTAGTCCTAGTAGAACCTGAACCACTGCCACAACAACCTGATTTTCAGGGTGAACTGAACTTGGTTGGTTTCAGTAATGGACGGCAGGGCGTCGGCTCTTTACAGCTACAGGGCGGCCTGGGCGTAATCCCTGGTCTGGCCTGGCGCCTGCAGGGCACCCTCAAACGGGGGGGCAACCTCCGTACACCCGGTTACTTTCTGGCTAATACGGGTATCTCCGAACGTAATTATTCCGTAACCCTGGGTTATCGGCGGGGAAACTGGCAACTGGAAGGCTTTATGAGCCAATTTTCGACGGAACTGGGCATTTTCAGCGGTTCACACATTGGCAGTGTGAGTGATCTGGAAAACGTACTAAAAAACGGCGAACCCTTTATTAAAAGTGGCTTTAGCTATCAGATCAACCGCCCTTTTCAGGACGTTTCTCATACGCTACAGAAGCTGAAAATCAGTTACGCTCCGGCTCAACGGGGTCTTTGGAGCCTTACGCTGGCCCGGCAAATCAACCAGCGGGCCGAGTACGATTTACACCGCCCCCGTAACGATAGTTTAGCGAATCTGAACCGGCCGGAGCTGAACTTCAAGCTGACCAGTTACAACGCCGACTTGGTTTGGGAGCACCCAGCGATCGCTAAAAAAATCACGGGCTCGGCCGGACTCAGCCTTTCCTATCAGCGAAACCTGGTATACGGTCGCCCACTGATTCCAAATTTCCGGCAGCTAACGACAGGGTTCTTTTGGTTAGAAAAATACACCCATCAGGACTGGGAATTGGAGGCAGGGGTACGCTATGACTTTCGTTATCAACGGATTACTCTTTTTCCTAGTCGAGGCGTACGTACGTACAAGCATTTACAATTTGGGAATGCCTCGGGTAGTCTGGGGGTGCTTCGACGGCTGGGTTCGCATTGGTCCATGCGGTTAAACGGTGGCATGGCCTGGCGACCTCCGAATGTCAATGAGCTGTATAGTGCGGGCGTTCACCACGGAGCCGCCGCTTACGAGGAAGGTGAGGCAAGCCTGAAACCCGAAACCGCCTTTAACCTGGACTACACAACCGAGTACACGGGTAAGCGGCTGCGGGCGGAGGTTTCCGTTTACCGCAATTACATTCAGAACTTTATTTATCTGAAGCCGCAGTCCGAACCCATTCTGACCATTCGCGGAGCGTTCCCTTATTTCAAGTACACGCAGGTTGATGCGGTTTTCCAGGGAATCGATGCCTCCTTTACGTACCTGATAACCAAACAACTAAGCTGGCAAACCAAATACGCCGTGGTACGAGCAAAGGATGTTGAACACGAGGCCCGACTCGTCCAAATTCCACCCGATCGATTGGAAAACTCCCTGCGGTTACAGCCCGAGAAAGCTGTACTGGGCTTGACGAATGTCTTTGTGGAAGCCGGGCATTCTTACGTAGCTAAACAAATCCGGGCTCCTGAAAACGGCGACTTTGCTCCTCCCCCAGCGGCCTACTGGCTTTGGAATGCGGCCATGGGCGGTTCTATTCCCATCCATCGTCACCCTTTGCAACTGAGCTTGAGCGTCAGTAATGCCTTTAACACCCGCTATCGCGATTACCTCAATCGCTTCCGGTACTACGCTGATGATCAGGGCCGTAATCTGAGCCTGCGAGCCAAGTGGATTTTTTAATTCAACTATATAAACAAAAGCCCCTTGGGTCGGTTCGATCAAAGGGGCTTTTGTATTATGCTATTGTTAAGCTTTTTTGGGCGCAGGTCCAATGGAATCGTAAACAATTACCTTTTCCCACAAATGGGAATAATCTTCCACAAATTTAAGGTGAATTGGGTGCTTTTGGTAAATTTCTTCTTCATCTAGGTTATCAAAGAACAACATCCACGAAACATCGTAGCCTTTTTCAATCACACTACGGTTGGTAGGAGCTGGAACGCCAATGTGACTCAGGCGGATGGTCGGAACCTTCCGAAGTTTTTCGAGACCTTCCATTAATTTAGTACGGTCAGCTTCGTTTCCTTTATTTTTCAGAAAGAAGTACACGTGGTGCACGAAGAGTTCTTTCGAGGGTGCCGCGGCCACGGGTAATACCGTTGCGGGGGTTGCCGCCACTACGGCAGAAGTCGTCAGGAATTTTCTGCGGGATACGTTTTTCATTGATTGAAATATTCTGAAAGAAAGCGTTCAAAAGTACAGGGTATCCAGGGAAAGAACCGATGAGGTCTTAGCATTTAGTGATACTAAAACCATTTCCGCACCAGCCAAAGAACCACATTAATGAGTAGGGTCACCAATAGGCAGGTGGTAATGGGTAGGTACATCCGGAAATTTTCCCGTTCAATCCGAATATCGCCGGGCAATCGACCCAGCCCCTGCAATTTATCGGAAAATAAATAAATCAACAGTCCGGCCCCGAGTAATAACCCACCCAGTCCCATCAGCCACTTGCCTAATTGAGGATTCATAGCTTTCCAGCGTTTAGTAGCCTTCTTTCTCGGAGGGAAAGTCTTTCGTTTTTACATCATCCACGTAATGGGATACCGCTTTTTGGATCACTTCAGAGAGATCAGCGTATCGACGTAGGAAACGTGGCTTAAACTCCTGATTGATTCCTAACATGTCATGCATGACCAGAATCTGTCCGTCACAGCCCGCTCCGGCTCCAATCCCGATGCTTGGGATATGAACGGAAGCCGTTACTTCCGCCGCCAGAGCCGCCGGAATTTTCTCGAGTACATAGGCAAAGCAGCCGAGCTCTTCCAGCAACTCTGCATCGTCTTTCAGCTTTTGGGCTTCGGCCTCTTCCTTGGCTCGCACGGCGTAGGTTCCGAACTTGTAAATCGACTGGGGCGTAAGACCCAAATGGCCCATGACTGGAATACCGGCACTGAGTACGCGTTCAATGGATTCCCGAATTTCGGTTCCCCCTTCCAATTTCACGGCGTGGGCTCCCGACTCTTTCATAATCCGAATGGCCGAACGCAGGGCTTCCTGCGAATTACCCTGGTAGGAACCAAAAGGTAAGTCGACTACTACCAAAGCCCGTTTCACGCCGCGTACCACGGACTGAGCGTGATAGATCATCTGATCCAGCGTAATGGGCAGGGTGGTTTCATGGCCCGCCATCACATTCGAAGCGGAATCGCCCACCAGAATGACTTCTACGCCAGCCGCATCGATGAGCTTGGCCATCGAGAAATCGTAAGCGGTCAGACAACTAATCTTTTCCCCTTTTGCTTTTAATTCCTGTAACGTATGCGTCGTCACTCGCTTGATATCGGGATTATGTACGGACATGGCTCGTTGATTAAGGACCTTAAGTAGGTGCGCAAACACCAATGCCTTTCGGTCTATGTCCTGCGAAATTAGGGCTTGTCCGGGCAAAACAAAAAAGTCTCCGCCCGTAGGACGGAGACTTTCGCAGGCCAAGCCTTGTATTCAATTAATGCGTTTGTTTGAGTTTATCTTTAAATACTTTCTCAAACTTTTCAACTTTGGGTCGCACCACAAACAAACAATAGGGCTGACGGCCATTTTGGTTGTAGTAATCCTGGTGGTAGGCTTCGGCTTTGTAGAAGTTGGTAAAGGGGGTAATCTCCGTTACCAGCGGATCGGGATAAATTTTCGCCTTGTCTACTTCCGCTTTCCAGTGTTCAGCCTCTTCTTTTTGTTTTTCGTTGTGATAGAAAACCGCCGAACGGTACTGCGGGCCTTCATCGTTGCCCTGACGATTCAGCGTGGTTGGATCGTGCGTACGCCAGAATACGGCCAGCAGATCAGCGTAGCTGATTTTCTTGGGATCGTAGGTAATCTGCGTTACTTCAGCGTGACCGGTTTGTCCCGTGCAGACGGCTTTATAGGAAGGATCTTCCACAAAACCACCTGAGTAACCCGATTCCACTTTCACGACGCCTTCCAACCGCTGAAACACTGCCTCCGTACACCAAAAACAGCCAGATCCTAACGTGGCTACTTCCAGACCCGCAGGTACGTTTACAGTGGTTTTAGGCAGAGGTTTGTCCGTTGTCATAGCTTTCTTTTGCTCCTGTGCGGGAGACTGGCAAGCCATAAGCGTTGCCACCGACAGAAGACTCCATTTGAGCGTTTGAATGAATGTTTTCATGTAGTCTAATAACATCAAGTGTGTAAGGATAGTTTGCTAACCTCCAGGAATATTTCACGCCATTCTTATCTTTTGATTATTCCCTGTCGCTATTCATTGGACCCTCGGGCACATCTTTTGTTAATACTGCCCACTACTGTACCAGCCCGCAGGGGCAACACCCTATTTTTTAGACTTCTGTTCCACACTCTTTATGAATGTATCACTCAACTCCGATGATTTTCGGTTCACAGGCAAGGGTTCTTTCAAAATCAAGGAAGCCGCAACGAAAATTAAAGATCTGTATCAGAACAAAGATGAATACGAAGAGCTGCTGACGCAGTATCGTCAGGAAATCGACGATTTGCAAAGCCTGATGTATGCTCACAATCGTTACGGACTTTTGTTGATTTTTCAGGCCATGGACGCCGCCGGTAAAGACGGAACCATCGGCCACGTGATTACCGGCGTCAACCCTTTTGGCGTCAATATTCATAATTTCAAGAAGCCTTCTTCGCTCGAACTCGAACACGATTTCATGTGGCGTACGAGCCTGCGACTGCCGCAGCGGGGTACCATTGGTATCTTCAACCGCAGTTATTATGAAGAAGTCCTCGTCACCAAAGTCCATCCCGATATTATTACGAACACGCAACTGCTGCCCCATGAGCTTACCGAAGACATGGATAAGCTTTTCAAACATCGGTATAAAGACATCAAGGCGTTCGAAAAATACCTGCGGCATAACGGCATTGAGGTCATGAAATTCTTTCTAAACGTTTCGAAGCAAGAACAGGCCAGTCGCCTCATCAGTCGTATCGAAGATGCTTCGAAGAATTGGAAATTTGAAGAAAGTGACGTCAACGAGCGGGACTACTGGGATGATTATATGCAGGCCTACGAAGAAACCATCAACCAAACGTCGACGAAAAAATCGCCCTGGTATATCATCCCGGCGGATGATAAAAAGAATATGCGGTTGATTGTAAGCCAGCTGATTCTGGAAAAGCTTAGTAGCCTCTCCATGCATTATCCCGAAAGCAGTGAAGAACGTCAAAAAGAGCTGAAGAAGCTGATTGATCGTATCAACGAGCAGACCAAAGCTTAACGACTGAGTTCTTCCAGGTGCCGTACGATCAGCTCGGAACCGCGTCGATGCCAGTTTTGAAAACGGGTCTGGATGGACTGGTGGGTTGGTAAGTAGCTTAGAAAGCGATCCAGATCCAGAAACGACGTAGCTCGTATACCGACGCCGGCTCGTACGGCATCCAAGGCATTCACGGCCTGTTCAAAATGCCCCGGCGTTGGGAATAACATGACGGGCTTACCCAGGTACATGGCCTCACAGATCGACTCGAAACCAGACGTACTCACCAGTCCCCGGCAGCGACGCATGGCATCCAGAAAAGCCGTCGCATTCACCTGGTGAAGCGTTAGATTAGGCAAAGGCTGCTCGATGGCTGCCGATCCCGGGCGATCCCAGAAGGCCTGTACTTGGGTGTCGGGATGCGTACGGCACCAGTCTTCCAGATCCGAGGCTAAGCGGTAATTGGTTGTGTAGGCCAGCAGGAAAGGTTCTTCAGTCGTTTCCAGTTCCAATACGTTTTGTCGGAGTAAGGGCGGAATGACGTAAATATTGGCGGCCACATCATCCGCCATTTCGTAGAAAGACAGGGCTAATTTCCGGCGGCTTCCTACGGCCGACAACCAGGTGATGGTATTGACGATTCGCCGGTTGAGTACGCCTTCGGCGGGAAGCTCGAAGTGGCGGTGCTGTAATAAATATTGGTGAGCAATGCAGACGACCGGAATCGGCGAGCGGTATTGCCATTGCCAGACCCCGCACATCATTTCGTAAAAATTTACGATGACCGTGGGCTTTTTTTCCTGGATAAACGCATTGATTTCTGCGGCCTGTCGCCAGAAACGGGTGCCTTTGCGGGCGTTCGTCAGCAGCGTAGGCCCTACGGCAAGGGCTTTGGTTTTGTCACTGTATAGCAAGGCTGGACTTTCCACCGCTTTAAAATCCGTGGGCAAGTACTGCCGAAGCAGGGAAGAAATCTCCCGTTCCGGAGCAACGCCTACGATGGCCCCTACTAACTCGTGCCCCTGATTTCGCAGGATTTCGTACAGAGCAACCGCCTGCGTCTGATGGCCACGGCCTTCGCCCTGAATAAAAAAAAGAATTCGCATACCTTACTCTTTCATCGCACTCAAAGATATAAGGCTTTTTAATAGGTCTTCTTGCTGATCGTC includes these proteins:
- the panB gene encoding 3-methyl-2-oxobutanoate hydroxymethyltransferase, which produces MSVHNPDIKRVTTHTLQELKAKGEKISCLTAYDFSMAKLIDAAGVEVILVGDSASNVMAGHETTLPITLDQMIYHAQSVVRGVKRALVVVDLPFGSYQGNSQEALRSAIRIMKESGAHAVKLEGGTEIRESIERVLSAGIPVMGHLGLTPQSIYKFGTYAVRAKEEAEAQKLKDDAELLEELGCFAYVLEKIPAALAAEVTASVHIPSIGIGAGAGCDGQILVMHDMLGINQEFKPRFLRRYADLSEVIQKAVSHYVDDVKTKDFPSEKEGY
- a CDS encoding RNA polymerase sigma factor is translated as MTALEFTHHVGHVSKSLRPFALRLTKDAEEANDLLQDTLLKAFTNRDKYADGTNIKAWLYTIMKNTFITNYQRMVRKNTFIDTSDDLYYLNSLESSTDNQAYSTFAMEDINAAIRVLDDSHKTPFLMYFQGYKYHEIAEQLQIPIGTVKNRIHLARKELKDRLSVYEYAV
- a CDS encoding DUF2905 domain-containing protein, with the protein product MNPQLGKWLMGLGGLLLGAGLLIYLFSDKLQGLGRLPGDIRIERENFRMYLPITTCLLVTLLINVVLWLVRKWF
- a CDS encoding polyphosphate kinase 2 family protein produces the protein MNVSLNSDDFRFTGKGSFKIKEAATKIKDLYQNKDEYEELLTQYRQEIDDLQSLMYAHNRYGLLLIFQAMDAAGKDGTIGHVITGVNPFGVNIHNFKKPSSLELEHDFMWRTSLRLPQRGTIGIFNRSYYEEVLVTKVHPDIITNTQLLPHELTEDMDKLFKHRYKDIKAFEKYLRHNGIEVMKFFLNVSKQEQASRLISRIEDASKNWKFEESDVNERDYWDDYMQAYEETINQTSTKKSPWYIIPADDKKNMRLIVSQLILEKLSSLSMHYPESSEERQKELKKLIDRINEQTKA
- a CDS encoding Dabb family protein, whose translation is MKNVSRRKFLTTSAVVAATPATVLPVAAAPSKELFVHHVYFFLKNKGNEADRTKLMEGLEKLRKVPTIRLSHIGVPAPTNRSVIEKGYDVSWMLFFDNLDEEEIYQKHPIHLKFVEDYSHLWEKVIVYDSIGPAPKKA
- a CDS encoding glycosyltransferase family protein, producing MRILFFIQGEGRGHQTQAVALYEILRNQGHELVGAIVGVAPEREISSLLRQYLPTDFKAVESPALLYSDKTKALAVGPTLLTNARKGTRFWRQAAEINAFIQEKKPTVIVNFYEMMCGVWQWQYRSPIPVVCIAHQYLLQHRHFELPAEGVLNRRIVNTITWLSAVGSRRKLALSFYEMADDVAANIYVIPPLLRQNVLELETTEEPFLLAYTTNYRLASDLEDWCRTHPDTQVQAFWDRPGSAAIEQPLPNLTLHQVNATAFLDAMRRCRGLVSTSGFESICEAMYLGKPVMLFPTPGHFEQAVNALDAVRAGVGIRATSFLDLDRFLSYLPTHQSIQTRFQNWHRRGSELIVRHLEELSR
- the msrA gene encoding peptide-methionine (S)-S-oxide reductase MsrA, coding for MKTFIQTLKWSLLSVATLMACQSPAQEQKKAMTTDKPLPKTTVNVPAGLEVATLGSGCFWCTEAVFQRLEGVVKVESGYSGGFVEDPSYKAVCTGQTGHAEVTQITYDPKKISYADLLAVFWRTHDPTTLNRQGNDEGPQYRSAVFYHNEKQKEEAEHWKAEVDKAKIYPDPLVTEITPFTNFYKAEAYHQDYYNQNGRQPYCLFVVRPKVEKFEKVFKDKLKQTH
- a CDS encoding phytoene desaturase family protein; translated protein: MGKRVIVIGAGFSGLAAATALADRGYSVTILEKNDTPGGRARQFEAKGFVFDMGPSWYWMPDVFERYFARFGKKPSDYYELKRLDPSYTVIFNTEDVIDLPANQTELEQLFESIEPGSAPRLRAFLQQASYKYDVGMNNFVWKPSRSLTEFLSLKLLADVSRLDVLQSFHQHIRKYFKQEKILKLMEFPILFLGAIPQNTPALYSLMNYAEIALGTWYPMGGMHEIVKAMVSLAEEKGVQINLGEEVEQLIIKGGKVREVQTKLGTYQVDMLVAGADYHHVEDALVEPQFRNYTEAYWNSRTMAPSSILFYLGVDRRVDKLQHHNLFFDEDFSLHAHEIYTQPQWPSKPLFYASAPSKTDPSVAPEGCENLFLLIPVAPGLSDDTETIREQYYNLIMDRLEQYVGHAIRPHVVYKRSYAHRDFIEDYHAFKGNAYGLANTLRQTALLKPTLKNKKVSNLYYTGQLTVPGPGVPPALISGLVVADELHREQQV
- a CDS encoding phytoene/squalene synthase family protein; the protein is MLALYEQTTLECSRLITQRYSTSFTLGIKTLDPKLHWAIYAIYGFVRYADEIVDTFHDFNKKELLLRFKHDTYQAIEEGISLNPVLHSFQKVVNQFGIERPLIEAFLRSMEMDLDETKYNEAGYETYIYGSAEVVGLMCLRVFCDGDCQQYDQLCEPARRLGSAFQKVNFLRDIKSDFHDRGRVYFPGVDFSRFSAQDKKSIEADIQADFDAALTGIRQLPRSARMGVYLAYCYYLRLFAKIKALPIARIQEERIRVPDVQKLLMLAKIYLSFRTI
- a CDS encoding TonB-dependent receptor is translated as MIRWLIGIGLLLMSSGLQAQNCSCTLRGEVHDRQTGQPVAGAVIWLPQAQRQTQTNAAGRYELRNLCQGQYRLICQVLGYQSDTLSIELRHEELEQDLHLQEEDVHLQNVTITAQRLESSLLTRSTIEGSALDQTRGQTLSDALKNVTGVTSLQTGSSIGKPIIHGMHSNRVLILNNGIRQEGQQWGSEHAPEIDPFVAKRLTVVKGAAGVRYGPEALAGVVLVEPEPLPQQPDFQGELNLVGFSNGRQGVGSLQLQGGLGVIPGLAWRLQGTLKRGGNLRTPGYFLANTGISERNYSVTLGYRRGNWQLEGFMSQFSTELGIFSGSHIGSVSDLENVLKNGEPFIKSGFSYQINRPFQDVSHTLQKLKISYAPAQRGLWSLTLARQINQRAEYDLHRPRNDSLANLNRPELNFKLTSYNADLVWEHPAIAKKITGSAGLSLSYQRNLVYGRPLIPNFRQLTTGFFWLEKYTHQDWELEAGVRYDFRYQRITLFPSRGVRTYKHLQFGNASGSLGVLRRLGSHWSMRLNGGMAWRPPNVNELYSAGVHHGAAAYEEGEASLKPETAFNLDYTTEYTGKRLRAEVSVYRNYIQNFIYLKPQSEPILTIRGAFPYFKYTQVDAVFQGIDASFTYLITKQLSWQTKYAVVRAKDVEHEARLVQIPPDRLENSLRLQPEKAVLGLTNVFVEAGHSYVAKQIRAPENGDFAPPPAAYWLWNAAMGGSIPIHRHPLQLSLSVSNAFNTRYRDYLNRFRYYADDQGRNLSLRAKWIF